The window AACAGGATTTTCTCCTCTCCTATATGCATGTAGGCACACTACCAAACCATCAAACTTGCATTGTGTGTTGTTTGCTCCATTGGTTTACTGTTTTTTAAtactgtgtgtgtgtgtgtgtgtgttttgttAAGAAGTTATGTGAAAGTATGTCCTGTGAATGCTCTTTATTCTTTGATCAAGTATGCCAATGCATCTTCAGAAGAAAGTAAAACCTCTGATGATCACATGGGTAGATTCAAACAATTGGTTtggattttaagaatatattctATGCAAGGTGTAATAATCAATTCAATCATTCTAATCCAAAGCGAATATGTAAACCTGCAAGACGACTGAGTGTGTTCTTGTGTCTGTTGTTTCTGCGGAACCTTTTTTCATGTTACATGTCAGTTCCATCTACTCATTTCATTAAATCTCCCATGTCACTTGTGAGTTCCATCCACTCATTTTGTTAACCTGTGCCTTTttctttgcctatcaaaataTGGTAGTATGGCATTCTGCTGCTGGCTAGAACTAAAGCATGCAAGAAAAGATGAACCTGTCTGATAAATTTGTTCCTCCCtctggaaagtgagaatcctcCTATACAATTGGCTTTTGAGCTACACCACTTGCACAACATACTGTAGTAGACCTACCTGAATCAAGATTCTGTGAGTCATATGCATAACCTCAGAATGTGGCAGAATGTGCAGAATGATGGACTAAAGACATGCTCACATGTATGATGTCAGTGGTTGCAAGTCATAATATGATTTCTGGCCTGTATTCTAACATGTTTTGGTTGTGCTATAACGATTGTCCTTAATTTGTGCATACTGCAAAATAGTTTGGAAGATCAATAGCATTTCCTAAtcatataatttcttttaactgATAACATAGCATTTCCATTCTTTTTTCAGTTTTACTGGTCAACTAAACATATCTCTAGTTGcttcaaagagaaaaatgttCTTTATGAATTTCTCTGATCTTTTAATGTATTTTTGGGCAGCGTCTGGCAGAGCAGTTTGAAACAACTGAGTAAGGAAGATTCCTTCATAATCCCGATTAAAGGAAGACTTAAACGCTACGTCAATGTCTTGGCACAGTATGGAATTGACATATTTCTTGTACCCTCctaattttccttttacttgAATTATCAACATTCTCTTGTTATGTCCTATTTATGGAAACCGTTTACTGTTCTTTTAAGGTTAAAGTTTGGAAAGGACTCTTCACATGGTCAAGGAGATAATTGCTGTGATACACAACCTAGTGAGTAGAACCAGTTTCCAGAATCTTAGTCCATTGAACATCTATGTTTATACTTCTGAGAGAAAAATGATACTGATTCTTGCATTCAGGGGTTCCATCTGAGCTCCACATGGTCCAAGATGTAGAGGATCTAGGTAATTTTGTGAGACGTAGGCTGCTCCAGCAGTCCAGTAACCTTGCAGCTATAGCTGCCAGCGGTGGTTCACCCCTTCAACTGATCATTACTCCCTTTACACGGAGCAGCGGGGCTTTCCCAGCTGTAgcaaatgaaaagaagaaacaatctCATACACCTGCCCCCCAGCCTTCACCTGCTGATTCTTCATCGAAACAAACTAACAGCACGGAGAATTCTCATGACCAAGCTTCCCACTTCAGTCCTGGAAATTCCACCAATCAAAAAACTTCAGTTGATGGTAGTTCTGGGAATATATGGAAGTATGTTTTCGTGGTTCCAGGTGTGGCACTCTTACTCATTGTTGCTGCAGTCATGCTCTGCATGTGCCGAAGCAGAGGAGTGACAACAATAGGTCCTTGGACGACTGGACTCAGTGGACAGTTGCAGAAAGCATTTGTTACAGGTGATTTCGCTATAACACATAAAACTGCTCTATTGTGCATTGCTATGAATTGCACATCTATCTGGCTGGTTGCATTGTCAACTACCATCATGGTGTTGACTTTTCTCTGGCTGTTTCATGATTTGTGTGAACCAGAAGAAAACAGAATGTTGTATTTGACTACAAGAACCAGATGAGTTTGACCTAGGCTTTTATCCCCACGATTAAAATTTAAAGGATAATTAGGCATGTTATCCTCTTCAATAGAAACAAAATGgttcttttgtcattttaaaagaCATTTGAAATTAGGATCTCCACTGTAAACAGTATACAAAAAATGACTGCTCTATCGCAAATGATACTAAACAAGTGTAAGCATCATTCGAGGACAacctaaaattgattaaataaagCTGTGTGACGTCAATGGTCTAGTCCTTGATAGTTGATTCTTTTACCTTCAATTTCTATTTAGTGCTGTTTTGTTCAAACTTTTTGAATATCAGCTGATATCACCTAGTCATCCCCCATTCCTCATTTGCTGGACCTAAATTATCTCACCTCCTTCACTGTTGTGATAAATGATCCAGGCTTGAGAATATTAGTATAATTCCTTTAGACCCAATATGGGAAATGAACCATGTGTttatttgaaatgaaggagtgCCGAAGCTGAATCGAACAGAGCTGGAAACTGCATGCGAGGATTTCAGCAATATTATCAACACTCTGGATGATTGCACTGTGTACAAGGGCACACTGTCAAGTGGAGTAGAGATTGCTGTTGCATCAACTGGAATTTCTTCTTCCAAGGACTGGTCAAAACGCTCAGAAATGGCCTTCCGGAAAAAGGTTTGTTTTCTGGAAGTATTAGTTCAACATTTTTCATGCCATCAACAGTTTCGAAGTATTCAGATTTTTGCTGTCTTGGGTGTGGTGTAGATTGATACACTATCACGGGTGAACCACAAGAACTTTGTCAATCTTCTTGGCTACTGTGAGGAGGATGACATTTTCGTAAGAATGATGGTGTTTGAGTATGCTCCAAATGGAAGCCTCTTTGAGCATCTTCACGGTAATATTTCTATTTATGTGTAGCCTCGATAGTGAAGATTTTGGGAAAGataatttgaatatttgaggAGTAACATTTTTCCCCTTTCCATGTTTTCAGTTAAGGAAGTGGAACATCTTGATTGGAATGCTAGAACAAGGATAATTATGGGAACTGCTTACTGTCTTCAATACATGCACGAGCTTAATCCGCCTGTAGCACATTCCAATCTGACTTCAGCTGCAATCTATTTGACCGATGATTATGCTGCTAAAGTACATCACCTACACCACATcccataatttaattttgttctttgtGCAACATACTTCTAgttctctcttcttttccccctcttaaaaatattagtttacTGTGGTTTCACAGATTGCAGAGATCAATATTTGGGCAGACCTTTCATCTAAATCAAAGATCTCAGgcaatgaggaatctgagcatTCTGAATTGCCACCACTTGCTGATCCAGAATCAAATGTCTACTGTTTTGGAATACTGTTGCTGGAAACTATTTCTGGGAAGCTCCCTTACTCTGAAGAACAAGGGCCTCTTGTGAACTGGGTATGCTTCAAAAGAGATCTATTGATCTAAAAAACACCTGTTATATCAATTTCTTTAGATTTTCTCCTTCAAATTTTGGCTGAATTAGTGTtgtaatattttcctatgtattttttaataaatctgtTACAAACTTCTCAGGCTGCCGAACACTTAAATGACAAAAGAAGCATCAGCTACCTTATTGACCCAACCCTGAAGTCCTTCAAAAACAACGAGCTTGACATCATCTGCGAAGTAATCCAGGATTGCATCCAACCCAATCCAAGGCAGAGGCCGACAATGAGGGAAGTCACTTCAAAACTGAGGGAAGTGATTCCTATTTCACCTGACTCAGCAACACCAAGACTTTCTCCCCTCTGGTGGGCTGAACTTGAGATCCTATCTGTGGAAGCAACCTAATTTCTGTCTGACTCTTCTGGGTTGTAAGTCCAGTTTCTCTCACTTTGTATCAATGTGCAAAAAAGAATAGGTTTTAATCTGTGTTCCCAGTGTAA of the Vitis vinifera cultivar Pinot Noir 40024 chromosome 10, ASM3070453v1 genome contains:
- the LOC100251542 gene encoding protein MALE DISCOVERER 2, which produces MGGRWNAFGFQFLIFSVLIIFLGIQRCWSLNSEGLALLEFRAGVDSDPYGAFSNWNSSDSDGCMWLGVHCYDSKVQTLDLNGLSLEGILAPGLGKLSHLRSLVLHKNNFSGTIPKEIGGLIRLELLDLRDNNLSGVIPEEIGSMPSLKRLLLCDNKFEGSIPMDAGKLNLLSELQFDENLTSPVASGTGFANRKFGHCVWQSSLKQLSKEDSFIIPIKGRLKRYVNVLAQLKFGKDSSHGQGDNCCDTQPRVPSELHMVQDVEDLGNFVRRRLLQQSSNLAAIAASGGSPLQLIITPFTRSSGAFPAVANEKKKQSHTPAPQPSPADSSSKQTNSTENSHDQASHFSPGNSTNQKTSVDGSSGNIWKYVFVVPGVALLLIVAAVMLCMCRSRGVTTIGPWTTGLSGQLQKAFVTGVPKLNRTELETACEDFSNIINTLDDCTVYKGTLSSGVEIAVASTGISSSKDWSKRSEMAFRKKIDTLSRVNHKNFVNLLGYCEEDDIFVRMMVFEYAPNGSLFEHLHVKEVEHLDWNARTRIIMGTAYCLQYMHELNPPVAHSNLTSAAIYLTDDYAAKIAEINIWADLSSKSKISGNEESEHSELPPLADPESNVYCFGILLLETISGKLPYSEEQGPLVNWAAEHLNDKRSISYLIDPTLKSFKNNELDIICEVIQDCIQPNPRQRPTMREVTSKLREVIPISPDSATPRLSPLWWAELEILSVEAT